GTTATTTTTTTAGAAACTGATAAGTCATTGGTTACTACAACTACTAAATTTTCAGGAGCTCTAAAAGAAACTACTACTTCTTTCTCAACTTCAGTTGTTTTTCCGTTTAGTCCATAAGCAATAATTTTAGATTTGTAAACTCCTTCTTTATAAACGTGAGAAACGGTTCCTCCTATTGATACATAATCAGAAACAGGACTTCCGTCACCAAAATTGATTTTGTATTGTGTTGCTCCTTCCCCTTTTGGTAAGAAAGTCACTTTTCCTGTATTGTCCTGCGTTACGGTTGTTAAGGCCGAAATATTGGCAGGAGCTGCTATACCATCTAAATCAATATCCAGATCATCGTTTGCACAACCCATAATTGTGGCCAAAACGAATAGGTTTATAATAAAATATATCTTTTTCATAATTGCTGTTTTTTAGTATCCAGGATTTTGTGCCCAGTTTCCGTTTGCAAACTGAATTTCTTCAATAGGAATCGGGAATAATTCGTTTTTATTCGCTTTAAAGCCCGGTATAGTTCCGGCAGCTTTTCCAGTTCTTACAAGGTCAAAGAAACGGTGTCCTTCACCAAAAAGTTCTACTCTTCTTTCTGCTAAAATAGTTTCTGTTAAAGCAGTTCCAGAAGCAGTTACATCGTGGTTGTTATCACCAAAAGCACGTCTTCTTACTTCATTTAAATATGTTCTCGCTTTTGCATCGTTGATTGATCCTCTGTTATACGCTTCTGCAGCCATTAAAAGAACGTCGGCATAACGAATTGCTCTGTAATTGTTTGGATTCGTAAGATTTAAATCTCCTTGAGCTGCTGAACTTCTTTTTCTAGGAAGGTATTTTCTGTTGAAGAAACCTGTATCTTCATTTCCTTTTCCGAAAGTGATTCCGTTTCCATTGTCATAAGAAGCATTTGCCAGTGCCCATGCATTAATATCTAAAATAGCAACATCTTTACGTTTGTCGCCGCTTTCAAAAGCATCAGCAGATTCCTGAGTTGGAATATTAAAGCTGTATCCTGAAGAAAATAATGGTCCTGAATAGTTACGAATACCGTTGAAACCAACTGCTACGTTTCCTTCACTACATTGTAAACATCCAAATCCTGCTCCTTCTACGTCTGTGTATTGCACTTCAAAAACAGATTCTGATCCGTTTTCTCCATCCATTTCAAACATGGCATTATAATCAGACACTAATGTGTATTTTCCTGAAGTAATTACGGCATCAAGTGCTGTAGCTGCTTGTGCAAATTTATTTTGATACAAATAGGCTTTTCCTAGTAAAGCTTGAGCAGCTCCTTTTGTAATTCTCCCTTTTTGAGCCGCATTTGGAGATAAATTCTCTGATGCAAAAATCAAATCGGCTTCGATTGAAGCGTATACTTCTGCAACAGAAGAGCGTCCGATTGTTTTCTCATCTCCAATTTTAAATCTCGCATCGCCTTTCATTGGAATTCCGCCAAACCATTTTACCAATTCAAATTGATAGTAAGCTCTTAAAAAACGAGCTTCAGCAATTACCTGAGTTTTTCCAGGAAAATCTGTTTTGTCTTTGAATTCTAAAATATAGTTTGCTCTTTGTACTCCAGCAAACATCCAGTTCCAAATATCTCTTAAGTTACTGTTTACAGGAGTATGAATCATATCATCAATCTGCTGGAAACCAATTACGTCTGTTGGGCTTTCTCCACCGCAAAGTGTATTATCTGAAGCGATTTCGCCTAATAAAACATTTACATAAGAAGCCTGAAGCAAATCGTAAGCGGCAATCAAAGCGTTATCGTACTCTTCTTTAGAATTAAAATAATTCTCTGAATCTATTGAATATTCAGGTTTTGGATCTACAAACTCATCTGAACAGGAAGTAGTTACCGCCGAAATCAGAGCTAGTGCTATAATGGATTTTATAAAATACTTTTTCATTTTAATTCAAATTAAAAATTAACATTTAAGCCCAATAAAAAGGTTCTTGGGATTGGATAGAAACCGTAGTCGATTCCGCCTCCAATTGGAGCTCCGTTGGAAGCACCCGGATCAAAACCCTTGTATTTTGTAAATGTGTAAAGGTTATTTACTCCCGTATAAAGCCTTAATTTTGTAATTCCAGCTTTTTGGGAAATATTTGGATTTAGCGTGTATCCAAGCTGTACATTTTGAATTCTGATGTATGAAGCATCTTCAACAAAATAATTAGAGAAAACATTGTTTGCAGTTGCTCCAGTTGTAACTCTTGGTGTAGAATTACTTGTTCCTGGTCCTGTCCATCTGTCTAATACATAGTTGATACGGTTGGCATCAGAAAGTGTTCTTTCGTAGTTTCGTACCATATCATTCCCCACTGAAGCGAATGTAAATACAACAAAATCAAGTGCTTTGTAGTTCAATTGTAAATTGAAACCCATTGTAGCATCTGGAATTGGATCTCCAATGTTTGTTTTATCTTTTGTATCAATTACACCGTCGCCGTTTACATCTACATAACGAATATCTCCAGGCGCAGCATTTGCTCCTAAAGCTAACTGAGAAGGATGCGCATCAATTTCTGCTTGATTCTGGAAGATTCCGTCTGTTTTATATCCGTAAAAATATCCCATTGGTTTTCCAACTTCCATTCTTGATGGTGCAGGCTGTCCAACTCCAAAAGCTCCTCCTTCAATAAAACCTGTTCCGTTGTTTACTTCCGTTACTTTGTTTTTAAGGAAAGTAACGTTGTAACCTACGCTGAAAGAAAATGCATCTGAGAATTTATCTTTATAATCGATCGCAAACTCGAAACCTGAGTTTTTAACTGTTCCTGCATTTAATGTTGGTGCGCTTGCTCCCGGTGCTCCTGTACCGTTAATCCCTGAAACTGGAATATTTGGAATTAATAAATCTTTTCTGGTATCGATAAAGTAATCGGCTACAACAGAAACTTTATCACTTAATAATTTTAAATCAAGACCAACGTCAAATTTCTGTGCTTCTTCCCATTTTAAATCTGGGTTTGGTACTTGCCCAGTTGCTGTTCCATTTACTAAAGATCCGTCGAAAACATATGTTGCTTCTCCAGATAATAATCCAAGGTAACCGTAATTTGGAATCTGGTCGTTTCCTAATGTTCCGTAACTAGCTCTGAATTTTAAGAAGTTGATGAATTTTGGCTGTCCGAAGAAATTTTCATCAGATACTACCCAACCTGCGGTGAAAGAAGGGAAATATCCAACTTTGTTTCCGGGACCGAATTTCGTAGAAGAATCGCGTCTTAACATTGCAGAAAGTAAATATCTTCCTTTATAATCGTACTGAAGTCTTCCAAAATAAGAAAGTCTTCTTTGATCGTAGATGTAAGAACTGTTTGTTAGGGTTTCAGAAATTCCTTTTGTTAAAGAAATATCAGCATAATCCCATGAGTTGTTTGGAACATCAAAACCTGTAGCATACAAACCGTTACCCCATTCTTTGAAGATAGTTGTACCAACAGTTCCCACTAAATTATGGCTGTCTGCAATTTTTGTTGAATATGTTCCGAAAAGGTCAAATGAGTAGTTATTGTCGTTTACAGCTCCTTGAGTAACAGAACTTCTTTGTACGTCAAATACTTTTCCGCCGTAGCTGATTTGTTTTCCGAAAGTTTTTGATTCGCTGTTCGAAGTATTGAAACCAATCGATCCTGATAACGTGAATCCTTTGAAGATTTTATAATCAAGACCAAAGTTTCCGTTCAGTTTTTTATAGTTGTAATCATTATACGTATTCGCAATTTGTGCCAATGGGTTAATGATTTCAGTTCCTAAACCTGTTGTACTTGGTACTAAAGTGTACGTTCCGTCAGCATTATACGGTTTTAAAGTTGCTGGAACGTTTAATGCATTAAAAAGTACAGATCCTAAACCATTTTCATTTAATGTATTTCTGGTAAAATAGGTATAAATTACGTTAGTCTTTAATTTGATTTTATCGCTTAAATCAGCTCCAAGGGCAATTCTGGCAGTGTTTCTTAAGAACCCAGATTTATCTCCGCCTACAATACCTTCTTGATCTAAGTGCGAACCACTCACAGAATAGGTAAGTTTATCAGAACCTCCAGAGATATTTAAGTCGTTGCTAATGATGGGTGCATTTTGAAAAACTTCATCCTGCCAATCTGTACCTTTTCCTAATCCGCTTACATTTGGATACGGAATTGGTCTTCCACCATTTGCGTAGCTTTCATTTAATAGTAAAGCATATTCTGTAGCGTTTAAAGTAGGCAGTTTTCTTGAAGTCTGCTGAAAACCTGTATAGCTGTTAAAAGACACTCTGGTTTTAGAGTTCTTTTTTCCTGTTTTGGTCGTAACCAAAATAATACCGTTTGCCCCAATAGTTCCGTAAATCGCAGCCTGGGCATCTTTTAAAACAGTAATCGTTTCAATATCACTTGGGTTTAATAGTCCTAAATCTCCAACATATCCATCAATAATCACAGTCGGTCTGTTTTCACCATTCGTAGCTATACCACGTATACGAATATCAAGAGGTGCACCCGGAGCACCAGACTGCGTTGTTACGTTAACACCCGAAATAGTTCCTTGTAATGCCTGTTCGATTCTTGCTGGTTTCAAAACATCGATAGTCTTACTGTCTAATACAGACACGGCTCCAGTAACTTCTCTTTTCTTTTGGCTACCGTAACCAATTACAACGACTTCATCTAATGATTTTGCATCGTCACTCATTTTTACAGTCATTTTGGGTCCTGAAACCAGAACTTCCTGAGTTCTGTATCCTATATAACTGAAAACAATTGAAGTTCCTTTTGGAACATCCGTTAGTTTAAAAGATCCGTCGAAGTCCGTGGTTGTACTTTTGGACGAATTTTTAACTTTTACATTTACGCCTGGTAATGATAATCCTGAGGCATCTAATACTGTTCCTGATACATCTTGATTCTGCGAGAATACAAAACCTGTGCACAGTAACAGTACTGTTAGTAATAATCTAGATTTCATAATTAGTTAGTTTTTATTGAAAGCTAAAATTATTTGTTCCGTTTATGAAAACGATAAAATTAACCTCAACAAAAAACATACATCATAAAAAAAACCAGTACAAAATCAGGATATAACAAAAAACACCGCCATTTAACTATATATTACGAATGTTAATTTCTTTAACGTTTAAGGTTAAATTTCCCAATAAAAGCTTAATGTTGTGGTAATGTATAGTTTTTTTGAGCCTATTTTTGAATTCCTATACAGATAGGATATACTCTACTAAACCGTTTTCGTGTTGCAAATCCATCTTTTTTCGCAATCGGTATCGTTTTATTTCAACACTGCGAACAGAGATATTAAATAGTGGAGCAATTTCTTTTGAAGACAGATTTAATCGGAGATAAGCACATAAACGAAGATCGTTTGGTGTAAGGGCGGGATGCATCTGTTTAATACGTTTTAAGAAATCTTTATCGGCATTATCAAAAGCTTCTTTAAAAACGTTCCAAGAATCTTCTTCTGTAATATTTTTATTGATGGTACTAATAACAGATTTAATATTTGAGCTGTCATTTTGAGCTGTTTTCTTTAAATCTTCCTTAATAAATGCCAGTAATTCATTTTTACTATTCAAACTCATTGTCGAAACTGCCAGTTCGCGATTTTTGTTATCCACATCTTGAGAAAGCTGTTCGTTGCGAAGTTTCATCAATCGCTGCTCGTTTTCAAGTTCCTGAATTTCTAATAAAAGATTGTTTTCTTCAATTAGCTTTTCTTTTTGTTTCTGATAATAGTTTCGATAGGCTTTATTAATGAAATAACCAATGGCAACCGCTAAAAGAAAATACACAAACAAAGCAAGATTTGTTCTGTACCAAGGTTTTAGAACTTCGAAATTATAAACTGCTATATTCGGCAGAATGGTATTGGCGTATTTTGCTCGTACTTTAAAAGTATATTTCCCTGGTGGAAGATTTTTAAAATTCGCTGTTGCTTTGGTACTCCACTCGCTCCATTCGTTCTGAAAACCTTCTAATAAATATTGATATTCAGAATTGATGTATTTGTTGTATTCTGGAACCGTATAATTCAGCGTAATGTTATTTTCGTTAGAATGGAAACTGCCTTCATGATATATCGCCGCATTATTAAACGTTTCGTTTTGCTTGTTTGTTGTAATGTCTGTAATTAAAACATTGTAATTTTTAAAGCTCAGATCGTCTATATTTAGGGTATAATAACCATCTGTTGTTCCTATTAAATAGGTTGATTTCGAAATCTGGGTAATGTTTTCATATCCAAGCATCGAATTGGTCAAAGAAGACGGAATTGGAATTATATTTTGTTTCAGCTGATTACTGAGTTTACTGGCAGAGAAATAATGAATGTAATTTTTAGAAAACAACCAGATTTTATTCGAATTGTCTACAATCAATTTTCCCGATGTATATTCATCTTTCTCAAAAATAGAACTCAAAAGGCTGTCTTTTTCAAACAATCTTGTTTTAGGATTTAATTTGAAAATACCGCCTTTATAAGCGTAATAAATATGATTATTAAAAGTAGTTAAACTGGCGCTCTGTCCTTTCTCTGGATTTTTATAGGCATAAAAACCATTGGTTTTCGAAAATGACGCATCTGGTTTTAGTCTAAAAATCCCTTTATATTCATGGCTGACATAAATTTCGAGATTTTTAGTGATTTCAAAATAGCGTGACGAATAATCAAACCCGTGAATTTTATTTTTGAAAACCCACTGATTATTGATTTTTTCCAAAACAGAAAGTCCAAAATAATTCCCTTGAAGAAGCAAATTAGGATGATTGGGAACCGATTCGAATTTCCAGCTTCCGGAAGCAGAAAATATAGGTCTTGCGGTATCATTTGAAACGATGAAAGTTCCAGAATCATGTCCGCAGAAAAGCGTATTATCATATTTAAAAAGTGACCAGACTTGACCTTTTGTTCCGCTAATAAATTTGAAATCAGAATTGCTTTCTGTCGGTTTACAAAACAATCCTTGATTGGTTCCTATATACAGCATTCCGTTATAAACAGCCGATGCATAAACGGTTCCTAAAGCTCCTGTATCATCAGTAAAACTATGCACAGGAGATTGAACATTAATGCAGTTTATTCCGTTATCTAAACCAATCCATAAATTTTGATCTCGGTCTTCAAAAAGTGACAGAGCGGTATTGTTGCTTAATCCTTTTCGCTGCGAAAGATGATATCGCAGTTTTCCTTTATCGGTTAAAATAAAAACTCCGTTTGAAACAGTTCCCAAAGCAAAACTTCCATCTTTTAAACGCTGGCTGCTGTACACAAAATCTGATTTTAGTTCCGAATCAATATCGGTTACAATTCTCGTAAGCGAATTCCCAACAAGTTTATAAATACCGTCTAACTGAGTTTGAAGAATTAATCCTTCATCGGTTGTAAACACATTTGCGATGGTAAACTTTTTAAGAATAGGATGATCTGAAACCAATTTAGCCTCTCCGCTTTCGATTTCAAAAAGTCCTTCTTTTATGGTTTGAAAATAAATCGCATTTTTCTGCGAAAAAGATTTTACAACTCCATTTCCTGGTGCGACTATCTTAAACTTTTTCGTTTTGGTATCGTAAATATAAATTCGGTTAAGCGACTGAAATAAAATCCATTGATCGTATTTCAAGATATTCCAAAACTGTTCATCGTCTAGAATTTTGTTTTTTATACTGTCGCTCAGCGAAGTATATTTTAGTTTTCCGTTTGCATTTCGAGTCCAATACCCAAAATTCATATAACTTCCTGTATACACCTTATTTCCAATCACTTTCACGGAACGAATAATAGTTTCATTAGGTCCTGGATATAATTGCCAGCTGGTTCCGTTGTATTCCAGAAGACCGTCATTATTGGCGAAATACAAATAATTCTTATCATCCTGCGAAATCATCCAGTTTTGGTTTCCTGCACCATAAACAGACGAAGAATATTTAATAATAGGCGGGAATTCCTGCGCAAAAAGCATGAAATTCATTAAAAACAATAAGGCAGAAAGTTTCGTTTTCAAATTTGGAAGTGGTATTAAATAGTAATAAAACAGTCCTAAAATAACGCATTTTATATTGAAACAATAACATTTTTAGTAAAAAAGTGTATTTGCAAATTGGATCGGGCTAAACCCATAATGTTAAGATTTGGAACAATATCCATAACAGAACTCTGTTCAAAATTGATTACTTTTGTGAAAATTGACTTTTTTTATGCAGAGTGATCTTTCTAAATTAGACCCAAAACAAAATATTATAATAAAAGGAGCGCAGGTACATAATTTAAAAAATGTAGATGTAGCTATTCCCCGTAATAAATTGGTTGTTATTACAGGGCTTTCAGGATCAGGAAAATCAAGTTTAGCGTTTGATACGCTTTACGCTGAAGGACAACGTCGTTATGTAGAAAGTTTATCGTCGTATGCCCGTCAGTTTTTAGGACGTTTAGACAAGCCAAAGGTTGAATATATCAAAGGTATTGCGCCGGCTATTGCTATTGAGCAAAAGGTAAATACAACCAATGCACGTTCAACTGTAGGAACTTCTACAGAAATTTACGATTATATGAAACTTTTGTACGCCAGAATTGGCCGTACGTATTCACCAATTTCTGGTCAGGAAGTCAAAAAAAATACCGTTACTGATGTTATTGCCGATGTAAAAACATTGGAAATTGACAGCAAATGGCTTCTCCTAGCCCCTATTCATCTTGAAGAAGGACGACAGCTAGAAGACAAATTAAAAATACTTTTGCAACAAGGTTTTGCCCGTATTCTGGTGGATAAAGAAATGGTGCGTCTGGATGAATTTTCATCGGATAACATGCACAATCTGGACAATAAAGATATTTTACTCATCATTGACCGTATCGTGGTTAAAGAGGAAGAAGAATTCTATAATCGTCTTGCCGATGCTGTGCAAACGGCTTTTTTTGAAGGAAAAGGAATTTGTTATTTGCAAGAAGTAGGTTCAGATAAAAGATTTTCTTATTCTAATAATTTCGAATTGGATGGCATCATGTTCCTGGAACCAAATGTTCATTTGTTCAGTTTTAATAATCCTTACGGAGCTTGTCCGGTTTGTGAAGGATACGGAAATATTATCGGAATTGATGCTGATTTAGTGGTTCCAAATACTTCTTTATCTGTTTTTGAAAGTGCTATTTATCCATGGCGCGGTGACAGCATGAGCTGGTACAAAGACGAATTGGTTAAACATGCTTATAAATTCGATTTCCCAATTCACAAACCTTATTTTGAACTTACAGAAGATCAAAAAGATATAATCTGGACTGGAAATAAGTATTTTCAAGGCTTAAATGATTTCTTTAGAGAACTTGAAGAGAAA
This is a stretch of genomic DNA from Flavobacterium endoglycinae. It encodes these proteins:
- a CDS encoding SusC/RagA family TonB-linked outer membrane protein, giving the protein MKSRLLLTVLLLCTGFVFSQNQDVSGTVLDASGLSLPGVNVKVKNSSKSTTTDFDGSFKLTDVPKGTSIVFSYIGYRTQEVLVSGPKMTVKMSDDAKSLDEVVVIGYGSQKKREVTGAVSVLDSKTIDVLKPARIEQALQGTISGVNVTTQSGAPGAPLDIRIRGIATNGENRPTVIIDGYVGDLGLLNPSDIETITVLKDAQAAIYGTIGANGIILVTTKTGKKNSKTRVSFNSYTGFQQTSRKLPTLNATEYALLLNESYANGGRPIPYPNVSGLGKGTDWQDEVFQNAPIISNDLNISGGSDKLTYSVSGSHLDQEGIVGGDKSGFLRNTARIALGADLSDKIKLKTNVIYTYFTRNTLNENGLGSVLFNALNVPATLKPYNADGTYTLVPSTTGLGTEIINPLAQIANTYNDYNYKKLNGNFGLDYKIFKGFTLSGSIGFNTSNSESKTFGKQISYGGKVFDVQRSSVTQGAVNDNNYSFDLFGTYSTKIADSHNLVGTVGTTIFKEWGNGLYATGFDVPNNSWDYADISLTKGISETLTNSSYIYDQRRLSYFGRLQYDYKGRYLLSAMLRRDSSTKFGPGNKVGYFPSFTAGWVVSDENFFGQPKFINFLKFRASYGTLGNDQIPNYGYLGLLSGEATYVFDGSLVNGTATGQVPNPDLKWEEAQKFDVGLDLKLLSDKVSVVADYFIDTRKDLLIPNIPVSGINGTGAPGASAPTLNAGTVKNSGFEFAIDYKDKFSDAFSFSVGYNVTFLKNKVTEVNNGTGFIEGGAFGVGQPAPSRMEVGKPMGYFYGYKTDGIFQNQAEIDAHPSQLALGANAAPGDIRYVDVNGDGVIDTKDKTNIGDPIPDATMGFNLQLNYKALDFVVFTFASVGNDMVRNYERTLSDANRINYVLDRWTGPGTSNSTPRVTTGATANNVFSNYFVEDASYIRIQNVQLGYTLNPNISQKAGITKLRLYTGVNNLYTFTKYKGFDPGASNGAPIGGGIDYGFYPIPRTFLLGLNVNF
- a CDS encoding triple tyrosine motif-containing protein: MNFMLFAQEFPPIIKYSSSVYGAGNQNWMISQDDKNYLYFANNDGLLEYNGTSWQLYPGPNETIIRSVKVIGNKVYTGSYMNFGYWTRNANGKLKYTSLSDSIKNKILDDEQFWNILKYDQWILFQSLNRIYIYDTKTKKFKIVAPGNGVVKSFSQKNAIYFQTIKEGLFEIESGEAKLVSDHPILKKFTIANVFTTDEGLILQTQLDGIYKLVGNSLTRIVTDIDSELKSDFVYSSQRLKDGSFALGTVSNGVFILTDKGKLRYHLSQRKGLSNNTALSLFEDRDQNLWIGLDNGINCINVQSPVHSFTDDTGALGTVYASAVYNGMLYIGTNQGLFCKPTESNSDFKFISGTKGQVWSLFKYDNTLFCGHDSGTFIVSNDTARPIFSASGSWKFESVPNHPNLLLQGNYFGLSVLEKINNQWVFKNKIHGFDYSSRYFEITKNLEIYVSHEYKGIFRLKPDASFSKTNGFYAYKNPEKGQSASLTTFNNHIYYAYKGGIFKLNPKTRLFEKDSLLSSIFEKDEYTSGKLIVDNSNKIWLFSKNYIHYFSASKLSNQLKQNIIPIPSSLTNSMLGYENITQISKSTYLIGTTDGYYTLNIDDLSFKNYNVLITDITTNKQNETFNNAAIYHEGSFHSNENNITLNYTVPEYNKYINSEYQYLLEGFQNEWSEWSTKATANFKNLPPGKYTFKVRAKYANTILPNIAVYNFEVLKPWYRTNLALFVYFLLAVAIGYFINKAYRNYYQKQKEKLIEENNLLLEIQELENEQRLMKLRNEQLSQDVDNKNRELAVSTMSLNSKNELLAFIKEDLKKTAQNDSSNIKSVISTINKNITEEDSWNVFKEAFDNADKDFLKRIKQMHPALTPNDLRLCAYLRLNLSSKEIAPLFNISVRSVEIKRYRLRKKMDLQHENGLVEYILSV
- a CDS encoding RagB/SusD family nutrient uptake outer membrane protein, producing the protein MKKYFIKSIIALALISAVTTSCSDEFVDPKPEYSIDSENYFNSKEEYDNALIAAYDLLQASYVNVLLGEIASDNTLCGGESPTDVIGFQQIDDMIHTPVNSNLRDIWNWMFAGVQRANYILEFKDKTDFPGKTQVIAEARFLRAYYQFELVKWFGGIPMKGDARFKIGDEKTIGRSSVAEVYASIEADLIFASENLSPNAAQKGRITKGAAQALLGKAYLYQNKFAQAATALDAVITSGKYTLVSDYNAMFEMDGENGSESVFEVQYTDVEGAGFGCLQCSEGNVAVGFNGIRNYSGPLFSSGYSFNIPTQESADAFESGDKRKDVAILDINAWALANASYDNGNGITFGKGNEDTGFFNRKYLPRKRSSAAQGDLNLTNPNNYRAIRYADVLLMAAEAYNRGSINDAKARTYLNEVRRRAFGDNNHDVTASGTALTETILAERRVELFGEGHRFFDLVRTGKAAGTIPGFKANKNELFPIPIEEIQFANGNWAQNPGY